A genome region from Vallitalea okinawensis includes the following:
- a CDS encoding copper amine oxidase N-terminal domain-containing protein, protein MKRIISYVVICTLALSLFTMNISANNGKGKGNSKEDVKVTQTDKKKEDNNNKKEQQLEEEQGIQVEENQEDTIDETIKTEEVEKNSKKQNKKEYIAAKKEELKKQYTYEELEDIDESVKKIKDKYKEAKVLEVDSVVIGNGKIKFDTPPVIKEGRTLVPVRAIVNGFGAEVDWNAETKEVTIVKDDVTIIMELDSDVVYVNGEEVVLDAKTEVMNSRTYVPLRFIAETLGLKVSWDDDSETIEIDEEETTEEEATEEEATEEEATEEETTEEETTEEETTEEETTEEEATEEEATEEEATEEETTEEEVTEEETTEEGTTEEGTTEEGTTEEETTEEETTEEETTEEETTEEGTTQEATDNISDETLVNQQ, encoded by the coding sequence ATGAAAAGAATAATTTCTTATGTAGTAATTTGTACTCTTGCCCTATCATTATTCACAATGAACATATCAGCTAATAACGGAAAAGGTAAAGGGAATAGTAAAGAAGATGTTAAAGTAACTCAAACAGATAAAAAGAAAGAAGATAACAATAATAAAAAAGAGCAACAGCTTGAAGAAGAACAAGGAATCCAGGTAGAAGAGAATCAAGAAGATACAATAGATGAAACAATTAAGACAGAAGAAGTTGAGAAGAATAGTAAAAAGCAAAATAAAAAAGAATATATTGCTGCTAAAAAAGAAGAGTTAAAAAAACAATATACATATGAAGAGCTTGAGGATATTGACGAATCAGTTAAAAAAATCAAGGATAAGTATAAGGAGGCAAAAGTATTAGAAGTCGATAGTGTAGTAATTGGTAATGGTAAGATTAAGTTTGATACACCTCCAGTGATTAAAGAAGGAAGAACTTTAGTTCCAGTTCGTGCTATCGTTAATGGATTTGGTGCAGAAGTTGATTGGAATGCTGAAACTAAAGAAGTTACTATTGTGAAAGATGATGTTACAATTATCATGGAGTTAGATAGTGATGTTGTTTACGTTAATGGAGAAGAAGTAGTTTTAGATGCTAAGACAGAAGTCATGAACTCAAGGACTTATGTTCCATTAAGATTTATTGCTGAAACACTTGGATTAAAAGTGTCATGGGATGATGATAGTGAAACTATAGAGATCGATGAAGAAGAGACAACAGAAGAAGAGGCAACAGAAGAAGAGGCAACAGAAGAAGAGGCAACAGAAGAAGAGACAACAGAAGAAGAGACAACAGAAGAAGAGACAACAGAAGAAGAGACAACAGAAGAAGAGGCAACAGAAGAAGAGGCAACAGAAGAAGAGGCAACAGAAGAAGAGACAACAGAAGAAGAGGTAACAGAAGAAGAGACAACAGAAGAGGGAACAACAGAAGAAGGAACAACAGAAGAAGGAACAACAGAGGAAGAGACAACAGAGGAAGAGACAACAGAAGAAGAGACAACAGAAGAAGAGACAACAGAAGAAGGAACGACACAAGAAGCAACTGACAATATAAGCGATGAAACATTAGTGAATCAACAATAA
- a CDS encoding DUF4179 domain-containing protein yields MKKNHYQIDEELDIPEILSDRIKSRIDHIDYQPRKNHGRTVMLSCVSILLFLSVCVGAMMVSPDFKAYAMEIPLVEHLMGWFSDDDNFEYAKEHGYPVDNIQENNEEGYSLYIKDIYMDQARVSMKIGMIGPDQQMINLNDYHVQVRLGPSNITLQRGVTTEDPWFYFDVDDYMIQYTEKDVVNIDYQVTIKKQDFAYTSQIYSYDISFSEPIYYAINHQEKMEGADLDIYALTAYPSYLEMQYTVTAHEGYAKPDIRGWEIVDNSSSYYTHYDGATFNGITKSLIEPSFYYDDDRPEVLTATFEYLIYPYQQYVTVKKEDNFLNSFTVGSHSFTIEEVFDAGVRKDDLGLVLTCNDTIKASEFPKMDIRRGESDNWEQGIVRDDFRGKVLTKTEAEKVLGSSLKDILELQELELDDAVTGFKSYYQERYDDDADNMEILSVLKGLNQYDEYYFLENHELVSEQTYIFNRMPKRDIYTIAIYGEKEIEEIIIPISLN; encoded by the coding sequence ATGAAAAAAAATCATTATCAAATAGATGAAGAATTAGATATCCCCGAAATTCTCAGTGATCGAATAAAGAGTAGAATCGATCATATTGACTATCAACCTAGAAAAAATCATGGAAGAACCGTTATGCTAAGTTGTGTTTCCATACTGCTCTTTCTAAGTGTTTGCGTGGGAGCAATGATGGTATCACCTGACTTTAAGGCATATGCAATGGAGATACCTTTAGTAGAACATCTAATGGGGTGGTTTTCTGATGATGACAATTTTGAATATGCTAAAGAGCATGGGTATCCTGTTGATAATATACAAGAAAATAATGAAGAAGGGTATAGTCTTTATATAAAAGACATCTATATGGATCAAGCTCGAGTCTCGATGAAGATTGGGATGATAGGACCAGACCAACAAATGATTAATTTAAACGATTACCATGTACAGGTACGATTAGGTCCAAGTAATATAACATTACAGAGAGGCGTGACTACAGAAGACCCGTGGTTCTATTTTGATGTTGATGATTATATGATTCAATACACTGAAAAAGATGTGGTTAATATCGATTATCAAGTAACTATAAAAAAGCAAGATTTTGCCTATACCTCACAGATATATAGCTATGATATAAGCTTCAGTGAGCCAATTTATTATGCCATTAACCATCAGGAAAAAATGGAAGGAGCAGATTTAGACATATATGCCTTAACGGCTTATCCATCCTATCTTGAAATGCAGTATACAGTAACAGCACATGAAGGATATGCAAAGCCTGATATAAGAGGTTGGGAGATAGTTGATAACTCATCTAGCTACTATACTCATTATGATGGTGCCACTTTTAATGGCATTACCAAGAGTTTGATTGAACCATCATTTTATTATGATGATGATAGACCAGAGGTATTAACAGCTACATTTGAGTATTTAATATACCCTTATCAGCAATATGTAACAGTCAAAAAGGAAGATAATTTCTTAAATAGTTTTACTGTAGGTAGTCATAGCTTTACCATTGAAGAGGTATTTGATGCTGGAGTAAGAAAGGATGACTTAGGGCTTGTACTTACATGCAATGACACCATTAAAGCTTCAGAATTTCCTAAGATGGATATTAGACGTGGCGAAAGTGATAATTGGGAGCAGGGTATAGTAAGAGATGATTTTAGAGGGAAAGTATTAACAAAGACTGAAGCTGAAAAGGTATTAGGCAGTTCTTTAAAAGATATTCTAGAGTTGCAAGAATTAGAGTTAGATGATGCAGTAACGGGTTTTAAATCATACTATCAAGAACGATATGATGATGATGCTGATAATATGGAAATTCTATCAGTTTTAAAAGGACTTAATCAGTATGATGAATACTATTTTTTAGAGAATCATGAGTTAGTAAGTGAGCAAACATATATCTTTAATAGAATGCCTAAGCGAGATATTTATACGATAGCGATCTATGGGGAGAAAGAAATAGAAGAAATAATTATTCCAATTTCATTAAATTAA
- a CDS encoding sigma-70 family RNA polymerase sigma factor, with protein sequence MKKAKKGDKESFGQLITLVQDKAYRVAYSYLKNEEDSMDAVCDSVEKAYIKIGGLRNSEYFQTWFMKIVINTSIQLLNKRKKREKIFSTLCDEAVYTTENSIEDNIYIDEILNKMNKRDQKILYLRYWKDEKIKDIAERLNMPINSVKTRLYSSLKSIKNDMEVESNEKKSLSNR encoded by the coding sequence GTGAAAAAGGCTAAAAAAGGGGACAAAGAGAGCTTTGGTCAGTTGATTACTTTGGTTCAAGACAAGGCTTATCGTGTTGCTTATAGCTATCTAAAGAATGAAGAAGATAGCATGGATGCTGTTTGTGATAGCGTTGAAAAAGCTTATATAAAAATAGGGGGTCTTAGAAATTCTGAGTACTTTCAGACATGGTTTATGAAAATCGTTATAAACACTTCTATACAGCTATTGAACAAACGCAAAAAGAGGGAAAAAATATTTAGTACCTTATGTGATGAAGCGGTTTATACTACAGAAAATTCAATAGAAGATAATATCTATATAGATGAGATATTAAATAAGATGAATAAGAGAGATCAAAAAATACTCTATCTTCGTTATTGGAAAGATGAAAAGATTAAGGATATTGCAGAGAGGTTAAATATGCCCATTAATTCAGTAAAAACACGGTTATATAGTAGCTTAAAATCCATAAAGAATGATATGGAGGTGGAAAGTAATGAAAAAAAATCATTATCAAATAGATGA
- a CDS encoding LysR family transcriptional regulator produces the protein MNIETLESFVLLSENRNFTKTAELQYVVQSTISNRINELEKFVGKELFIRDNKNVELTRAGKNFLPYAKRMLMLRTEGVIKARSTGIYDDRLAIGAVDSIYHGAIKDLVKEYFQHFPNIAVKLKINHSDEIIKLLGDEILDIGFVYHKPKLSKFEILPLKDDEIILVSSSVNKLIIRDQISSEELADIPLLYANLGEEFFRWLSEQLGDSPLLRLSTDSVTCTLDYVKAGLGWAFVPQSIVSKELDQGELIHVKIMDSSPPTKKIFMLINKTKKDTLALQKWLDLVNMN, from the coding sequence ATGAATATTGAAACACTAGAATCGTTTGTCTTGTTATCAGAAAATAGGAATTTCACTAAAACAGCTGAGCTGCAGTATGTGGTACAGTCAACCATCTCCAATAGAATCAATGAACTAGAAAAATTTGTTGGTAAGGAATTATTTATTCGAGACAATAAAAATGTAGAGTTGACAAGGGCTGGTAAGAATTTTCTTCCTTATGCAAAGAGGATGCTCATGCTTAGAACAGAAGGGGTTATCAAAGCTAGATCGACTGGTATTTACGATGATCGACTGGCTATAGGTGCTGTAGATTCCATCTATCATGGCGCTATTAAAGATTTGGTAAAAGAATATTTTCAGCACTTCCCTAACATAGCAGTGAAACTTAAAATCAACCATTCTGATGAGATAATAAAATTATTAGGTGACGAAATATTGGATATAGGATTTGTGTATCATAAACCTAAATTATCTAAATTTGAGATATTACCTTTAAAAGATGATGAGATAATCCTTGTTTCAAGTTCTGTAAATAAACTTATTATAAGAGATCAGATAAGTTCTGAGGAATTAGCAGACATCCCTTTGCTATATGCTAATCTAGGAGAAGAGTTTTTTAGATGGTTATCAGAACAATTAGGTGACAGCCCATTACTGAGATTGTCTACGGATTCAGTTACTTGCACTTTAGATTATGTAAAAGCGGGGTTAGGGTGGGCTTTTGTTCCACAATCAATCGTATCAAAAGAGTTAGATCAAGGTGAATTAATACACGTTAAAATAATGGATTCATCTCCACCAACAAAAAAAATATTTATGCTCATCAATAAAACAAAAAAGGATACATTGGCTCTTCAAAAATGGCTTGATTTAGTCAATATGAATTAA
- a CDS encoding damage-control phosphatase ARMT1 family protein → MKLSYDCIPCLIRQAVDIARKVTDNTDIQEDIIKHALNEASHFDDLEVAPGLSRAIQMHVKKVTKNNDPYKQLKIQFNRDAKMICRELQLDQLVKDSLSPINTACRCAIAGNIIDFVAVSSIDKHKIRSTVMECLDTEIQGQTPEDLLESAKKANKILYLGDNAGEIVFDQLLINELPKEKITYVVKGAPIVNDATMEDAIEVGMTEMVRVIDNGSDAQGTIMNTCSKVFKMKFEEADLIISKGQANYETLSEMQDKEIYFLLKAKCKPIADDLKCTHGDFVIKRHLLGRER, encoded by the coding sequence ATGAAACTAAGTTATGATTGCATCCCTTGTCTAATTAGGCAAGCAGTAGACATTGCTAGAAAGGTGACTGATAATACAGATATACAAGAAGATATTATCAAGCATGCTTTAAATGAGGCTAGTCACTTTGATGATTTAGAAGTAGCTCCTGGGTTAAGTAGAGCCATACAAATGCATGTAAAAAAAGTTACTAAGAATAATGATCCATATAAACAACTCAAAATTCAATTTAATAGGGATGCTAAAATGATATGCAGAGAACTTCAACTTGATCAGCTAGTCAAAGATAGCCTATCCCCCATCAATACGGCTTGCAGATGTGCCATTGCTGGTAATATTATTGACTTTGTAGCTGTTTCATCAATTGATAAACATAAAATTCGATCTACTGTTATGGAATGTCTAGATACTGAGATTCAAGGCCAAACACCTGAGGACCTGTTAGAAAGTGCTAAAAAGGCAAATAAAATACTTTATCTAGGGGATAATGCTGGTGAAATAGTATTTGATCAATTATTAATTAATGAACTTCCTAAAGAAAAAATTACATATGTGGTTAAGGGAGCACCCATAGTCAATGATGCTACCATGGAAGATGCTATTGAAGTAGGCATGACAGAAATGGTAAGAGTAATCGATAATGGTTCTGATGCTCAAGGTACGATTATGAATACTTGTTCTAAAGTTTTTAAAATGAAATTTGAGGAAGCAGATTTAATCATTTCAAAGGGGCAGGCTAATTATGAAACCTTAAGTGAAATGCAAGATAAAGAAATTTACTTTCTTCTAAAAGCTAAATGTAAACCTATCGCAGATGATTTAAAATGTACCCACGGAGATTTTGTTATTAAAAGACATTTACTCGGACGTGAACGATGA
- a CDS encoding DHH family phosphoesterase: MTYVYLKSNLKKIRSIIGDRTLFVIGHQIPDVDSYVSSLLLSNLLNKEGINAVPTLLIDYNLIDSIDKSIIEKINCGRILKHVITDNDYVFLVDHNDPFESYKNIHPQKVLGIVDHHEDNHIDGLLKIVKPSGSTSKLIFEMYNTLGYTMTYDEEVQVLYSLLIDTCGLTVNRGGSDEEVLARKLSKKLNLDLLRCKKESIFETDLEKPMEELQMNFYKEYKINGKRIASSGIEFFGDRPQINERVKNITHYMKSKKSRFGQCYCHVFIHRDFYNKRTTAYYILDEHTHEVAYPYIASRGSTILPDFKKWLCL; encoded by the coding sequence ATGACTTATGTCTATCTAAAAAGTAATTTGAAAAAAATCAGGTCCATAATAGGGGATCGTACATTATTTGTTATTGGGCATCAAATTCCTGATGTTGATAGCTATGTATCCAGTTTACTTCTTTCTAATTTACTTAATAAAGAGGGCATAAATGCTGTCCCTACTCTTTTAATTGATTATAACTTAATAGACTCCATTGATAAATCTATCATTGAAAAAATAAATTGTGGTAGAATCCTTAAGCATGTTATCACTGATAATGATTATGTTTTCTTAGTCGACCATAATGATCCTTTTGAATCCTATAAAAATATTCACCCTCAAAAAGTCTTAGGCATCGTGGATCACCATGAAGATAATCATATTGATGGGTTATTAAAGATAGTAAAACCCTCAGGCTCAACCAGCAAACTCATCTTTGAAATGTACAATACTTTAGGGTATACAATGACATATGATGAAGAAGTTCAAGTTCTTTATTCATTGCTGATTGATACTTGCGGCTTAACTGTTAACAGAGGTGGAAGTGATGAGGAAGTCCTCGCTAGGAAATTATCTAAAAAATTAAACCTGGATCTTTTGAGGTGTAAAAAAGAGAGTATTTTTGAAACGGATTTAGAAAAACCAATGGAAGAATTGCAAATGAACTTTTATAAAGAATACAAGATTAATGGCAAAAGAATAGCCTCCTCAGGCATCGAGTTTTTTGGAGATCGTCCTCAAATAAATGAAAGAGTAAAGAATATTACTCATTACATGAAATCCAAAAAAAGTAGGTTTGGACAATGTTATTGCCATGTTTTTATTCACAGAGATTTCTATAATAAAAGAACAACAGCCTACTATATACTTGATGAACATACTCATGAAGTCGCATACCCTTATATTGCTTCTAGGGGAAGCACAATACTTCCTGACTTCAAGAAATGGTTATGCTTATAA
- a CDS encoding DUF4367 domain-containing protein → MKDESIESKFSKDLDAYFRGVVELNKQESDEYKELFELGKNLADNDFSINSHKDAVYQKIWLSIHKNKRSVEMNKFNMKHKSVKVAAFAMVCLLGISIFSTSSAAQDFMDKIIRTISLGHITVIQTESPEVNELPMPSELVGKIYDKEGNPIDVISKDSTEKLYDAEGEEIVTMVDGEIITTSKEGTSQQIDKLVIEDSQKLNKYTSFNVMLPTYLPEGYIFDRAEFYKDENGEVSDKYIDLIFSNGQTGQYFFMQQRLANEETAYEFGTDGEIKEIDINGVKAIITDGRKINWETNDVLYGLSGGGVITEDELIKIAESIK, encoded by the coding sequence ATGAAAGATGAAAGTATTGAGAGTAAATTCTCTAAGGATTTAGACGCTTATTTTCGAGGAGTTGTAGAACTTAACAAACAAGAGTCTGATGAATATAAGGAACTCTTTGAATTAGGGAAAAATTTAGCTGATAACGATTTTAGTATAAACAGCCATAAAGATGCAGTCTATCAGAAAATTTGGCTAAGTATTCATAAGAATAAAAGAAGTGTTGAGATGAATAAATTTAATATGAAACATAAAAGTGTCAAGGTTGCTGCTTTTGCCATGGTTTGCTTGTTGGGTATATCTATATTCAGTACATCTTCAGCAGCACAAGATTTCATGGATAAGATAATAAGAACTATATCTCTTGGGCATATTACTGTTATTCAAACAGAGTCACCAGAAGTTAATGAATTACCTATGCCAAGTGAATTAGTAGGCAAAATTTACGATAAAGAAGGGAATCCAATAGATGTTATTTCTAAAGATTCTACTGAAAAGCTTTATGATGCAGAAGGAGAAGAGATCGTTACTATGGTAGATGGTGAAATCATTACGACCTCCAAAGAAGGGACATCTCAACAAATAGATAAACTAGTCATAGAAGATAGTCAGAAGCTTAATAAATACACATCCTTTAATGTTATGCTTCCAACATACCTACCAGAAGGATATATTTTTGATAGGGCAGAATTTTATAAGGATGAAAATGGGGAAGTCAGTGATAAGTATATAGACCTAATCTTTAGTAATGGGCAGACTGGACAATATTTTTTTATGCAGCAACGATTGGCTAACGAAGAAACAGCTTATGAGTTTGGAACAGATGGTGAAATAAAAGAAATTGATATCAATGGGGTAAAGGCAATTATAACAGATGGAAGGAAAATTAATTGGGAAACTAACGATGTACTCTATGGTTTATCAGGAGGAGGAGTAATAACTGAGGATGAACTAATTAAAATAGCAGAATCTATTAAGTAA
- a CDS encoding sigma-70 family RNA polymerase sigma factor has protein sequence MQELTALNQLDKSDTQEHELTQIFQVYYKRVYNYIYYRVNCHYTTEDLTSQVFEKIIQKYHTYNKSRAPFEVWLFTIARNIVTDHFRSRRKYQLFSFDAVKELISKEKVPEEVVVKAETNDELLRALNILEARERHIVALKFGANLKNKEIAEMLRISESNVGVILFRTMKRLKKEVEREGIR, from the coding sequence ATGCAGGAGCTTACTGCGCTAAATCAATTAGACAAAAGTGATACACAAGAACATGAATTAACTCAAATCTTTCAGGTTTATTATAAGAGAGTTTATAACTATATATATTACCGCGTTAATTGTCACTATACAACAGAGGATTTAACAAGTCAGGTCTTTGAAAAGATTATTCAAAAATACCACACCTATAATAAGAGTAGGGCACCCTTTGAAGTATGGCTTTTCACCATTGCAAGAAACATTGTAACAGATCATTTTAGAAGTCGAAGAAAGTATCAATTGTTTTCTTTTGATGCTGTCAAAGAATTAATCTCTAAAGAAAAAGTACCTGAAGAGGTTGTAGTCAAAGCTGAAACAAATGATGAGCTTTTAAGAGCTTTAAATATTCTTGAAGCAAGGGAGAGGCATATCGTGGCGCTTAAATTTGGAGCCAATCTAAAAAATAAGGAGATAGCTGAAATGTTAAGAATATCTGAGAGTAACGTGGGAGTTATTCTCTTTCGCACAATGAAGCGATTAAAAAAAGAAGTAGAAAGAGAGGGAATTCGATGA